The nucleotide window CAAAGTCACCCGGGACATGACCGAGCGGCGCGAGTACGAGCAGCGGCTCGAAGGACAGGCGGAACGGCTCGAACGCCAGCGGGACGAGCTCGAACGGGAACTCGACGACGTGTTCGAGCGGATCGACGACGCGTTCTACGCGCTCGACGACGAGTTCCGGTACGAGTACGTGAACGATCACGCCGAGGCGCACCTCGGCGAGCCGGAACGGACCCTCATCGGGCGGAGGCCGTGGGAGGTGTTCGACGTCGACGAATCGGCCCCGCTCTTCGACCGGTTCGAGGAGGCGTTCGCGACGCAGGAACCGATGAGGTTCGAGCACTACTCGGAGGAGCTCGAGATCTGGGCGATGGTCCGGATCTACCCCTCCGAGTCCGGCCTCTCCGTGTACTTCGAGGACATCACCCAGCGCAGGGAGCGCGAGCGGGAGCTCGAACGGGTGTACGACCTCCTGGAGCGGGCGGAACGCATCGCGGACATCGGCGGTTGGGAGATCGATCCGGACACGCGTGACGTGTTCTGGACCGAACACCTCTTCGATATCCTGGAGGTCTCCTCCGACGAGGAGCCGCCGCTGGACGAGGCGCTCGACGTCTACCACGACGAGGACCGACCGATCGTCGAACGCGCGGTCGAGGAGGCGCTTCGATCCGGCGAACCCTTCGACATCGAGAGTCGGTTCCAGGCGCCCAGTGACGAGGTGCGCTGGCTCCGGATCATCGGCGAGCCGGACGTCGAGGACGGGGAGGTCGTTTCGCTCCGCGGGGCCGTCCAGGACGTCACCGAGCGGAAAGGGCGCGAACAGGAACTCCAGCGCGTCCGGGATCGGATGGAGTTCGCCCTCAACGCCACGGACGCGATCGTCTGGGACTGGAACGTCGACGAGGACCGGACGTCGTTCTATCCCTCAGCGGAGTCGTTGTACGGGACCCCCGTCGAGAACTGGGACGACTTCATCGGGATCGTCCACCCCGACGACCGAGAGCAGGTCGAGGAGGGGATCAGGGAGGCGCTCGAAACCGGCGAGCCGAAGTCCGACGAGATCCGCATCGATCGGGACGGGGAGGAGCGGTGGATCGAAGCCCCGGGCCGGCCCATTCAGGACGAGGACGGCTCGACGCGGATGGTCGGCGTGGCGCGGGACATCACCGAACGGAAGACGTTCGAGCGCCAGTTGCGGGAGTCGAACGAGCGGCTCGAGCAGTTCGCGTACGCCGCCTCCCACGACCTGCAAGAACCCCTCCGGATGGTGTCGAGCTATCTACAGCTGCTCGAGGATCGCTATGGCGACGAACTCGACGAGGACGGCCGGGAGTTCCTCGAGTTCGCCGTGGACGGCGCCGACCGGATGCGCGAGATGATCGCTGCCCTGCTCGAATACTCTCGGGTCGATACGCAGGGGAAACCGTTCGAGCCGGTCGACCTCGAATCGGTCCTCGCGGACGTCCTGGCCGATCTCCAGTTTCGGATCGAGGAGCACGCCGCCGAGATCACGGACGAGGAGTTGCCGACGGTCGAGGGCGACGACAGCCAGCTCCGGCAGGTGCTCCAGAACCTGCTGAGCAACGCGCTCGAGTACAGCGACGATGCGCCACCCCGGGTCCACGTCTCGACCGAACGGGCTGGCGGGGAGTGGATCCTGTCGGTCAGCGACGAGGGGATCGGCGTCGACCCCGACGACCACGAGCGCATCTTCGAGGTGTTCGAGCGCCTTCACACTCGTGAAGAGCACGCCGGAACGGGTATCGGGCTCGCACTGTGCAAGCGGATCGTCGAGCGACACGGCGGCGAGATCTGGGTCGACTCCGAACCCGGCGAGGGCGCGACGTTCTCCTTTACGCTGCCGGCCGCGGACGACGCGGCCGGGTGAGCCGGCCCTGGGGTATGTGAACGGCCCGCTTGCGAAATTCGCAAACTCGCTACGAATATCGCTGCGATTCGCGGAACTTATTACGATACGCGAACTGGCTCACGACAATGAGTGGAGACGGCCGCACCATCCTTCTCATCGGCAGCGGACCGATTCAGATTGGGCAGGCCGCGGAGTTCGACTACTCCGGGGCGCAGGCCTGCCGCGCACTTCGCGAGGAGGGAGCTCGAGTCGTGCTCGTCAACTCCAACCCCGCGACGATCATGACCGATCCCGAGATGGCCGACCGGGTGTACATCGAACCCATCACGACGGAGGCGATCACGGAGGTCATCCGGAAGGAACGCCCCGACGGCGTCATCGCGGGGTTGGGCGGGCAGACCGGGCTGAACGTCACCGCCGAACTGGCCGAGGAGGGCGTGCTCGAGGAGTACGACGTCGACATCATGGGCACGCCGCTCGACACCATCTACGCGACCGAGGACCGCGACCTGTTCCGCCAGCGGATGGAGGACATCGGTCAGCCGGTTCCGAAGTCGACGACCATCTCGCTCGACGAGGGCGAGGTGGTCACGGAACTGGACGGGGAGGCGCTCCGCGAGCGGGTCGAGGCCGCCGCCGACGAGGTGGGTGGCCTGCCGGTCATCGCCCGCACGACGTACACCCTCGGCGGCTCCGGGTCGGGTGTCGTCGGTGAGATGGACGAACTCATCGACCGCGTCCGGACCGGACTGCGCCTCTCGCGCAACAGCGAGGTGCTCGTCACCGAGTCCATCTCCGGCTGGGTCGAGCTGGAGTACGAAGTGATGCGCGACGCCGACGACTCCTGCATCATCATCTGCAACATGGAGAATCTCGACCCGATGGGCATCCACACCGGCGAGTCGACGGTCGTCACGCCCTCGCAGGTCATCCCCGACGACGGCCACCAGGAGATGCGCGACGCGGCCCTGGGGGTCATCCGCGAACTCGGCATCCAGGGCGGCTGTAACATCCAGTTTGCCTGGCGCGACGACGGCACCCCCGGCGGGGAGTACCGCGTCGTCGAGGTGAACCCCCGCGTCTCCCGCTCCTCGGCGCTCGCCTCGAAGGCGACCGGCTACCCCATCGCCCGCGTGACCGCGAAGGTCGCGCTCGGCAAGCGCCTCCACGAGATCGACAACGAGATCACCGGCGAGACGACCGCCGCGTTCGAACCGGCGATCGACTACGTGGTGACGAAGGTGCCGCGCTGGCCCAAGGACAAGTTCGAGGACACGGACTTCACGCTCGGCACGGCGATGAAGTCCACGGGCGAGGCGATGGCCATCGGCCGCACGTTCGAGGAGAGCCTCCTGAAGGCGCTGCGCTCCTCGGAGTACGACCCGGCCGAGGACTTCGGGGACCTCGAGGACGACGAGCTCACCGCCGAGTACCTCGAACGCCCGAGCCCCGACCGCCCGTACGCGATGTTCGAGGCGTTCGAGCGCGGCTTCTCCGTCGAGGAGGTCGTCGAGGCCACGGGCATCTACGAGTGGTACGTCGAGCGCTTCTCGCGCATCGTGGAGGCGAGCAAGGAGGTCGTCGAGGGCGAGTTCACCCCGGCTGCCATCGCGGGCTTCACGAACGCGGAGATCTCCGCACTCGCGGGCAACGTCTTCGAGGACAGCAGCCTCACGTGGCTCCCGGAGACGCGCGGCGCGTGGCGGACCGCGGAGGCGACCGAAACGGTCGCGGGCGACGCCGGGGCCGAGGCGGCGGACGAGGACATCCCCGTCTCCGCCGCGCGCGCCGGCGTCGGCGAGGTCGAGCAGGCGGTTCCCGGCCGGACGTACAAGCAGGTGGACACCTGCGCCGGCGAGTTCGCGGCCTCCACGCCGTACTACTACTCCTCGCGCCAGCCGGAGTGGTTCTCCGGCCCCTACGAGGGCGACGCAGCCGCGGGCGAACTCCGCGTGGACATGGACGCCGAGAGCGTCGTCGTCGTGGGCGGCGGCCCCATCCGCATCGGGCAGGGCGTCGAGTTCGACTACTGCTCGGTCCACGCGGTCCGCGCGCTGCGCGAGCAGGGGATCGAGGCGCACGTCGTCAACAACAACCCCGAGACGGTGTCGACCGACTACGACACCTCCGACGGGCTGTTCTTCGAACCCATCACCGCCGAGGAGGTCGCCGACGTCATCGAGGCGACCGACGCCGACGGCGTGATGATCCAGTTCGGCGGGCAGACCTCCGTCGACATCGGCGAGCCCCTGGCTGCGGAACTCGACCGCCGGGGCGTCGACTGCGAGATCATGGGAACGTCCGTCGAGGCGATGGACCTCGCGGAGGACCGCGACCGGTTCAACCGCCTGATGGACGACGTCGGGGTCGACCAGCCGGAGGGGGGCTCCGCGACGAGCGAGGCCGAGGCGCTCGAACTCGCCAACGACATCGGCTACCCCGTGCTCGTCCGCCCGAGCTACGTGCTCGGCGGGCGCGCGATGCGGGTCGTTCACGACGACGACGAACTGAGGGAGTACATCACCGAGGCGGTCCGCGTCTCGCCGGACAAGCCCATCCTCGTCGACGAGTTCCTCGCGGGCGCTGTGGAACTCGACGTGGACGCCGTCTCGGACGGCGAGGACGTGCTCATCGGCGGCGTGATGGAGCACGTCGAGAGCGCGGGCGTCCACTCGGGCGACTCCGCCTGCGTCATCCCGCCGCGCTCGCTGAGCGAGGAGACGCTGGCCCGCGTGCGCGAGGTCACCGAGAACATCGCCCGCGCGCTCGAGACGGTCGGCCTGCTGAACGTCCAGCTGGCCGTGCAGGGGGAGGACGTGTACGTCCTCGAAGCGAACCCGCGCTCCTCGCGCACCGTCCCGTTCGTCTCGAAGGCGACGGGCGTCCCCATCGCGAAGCTCGCGGCGCAGGTGATGGCCGGGCACTCGCTCGAGGAACTGGGGGCGACCGAGGCGATCCCGGAGCACTACAACGTGAAGGAGGTCGTGCTCCCGTTCGACCGCCTGCCGGACTCGGACCCGCGGCTCGGCCCGGAGATGAAGTCGACCGGCGAGGTGATGGGCACGGCGAGCACCTTCGGCAAGGCGTACGGCAAGGCGCTCGACGCCGCCGGCCAGGGGCTCCCCGAGTCGGGGACGGTCGTCTTCCAGTTCGTCGGCGACGCGCTGCCCGAACCGGGGAGCGAGGCGGCCACCGAGCTGATGGCCGGCTTCGGCGAGTACTACGACGCGGCGGAGGTCGAGGACGTGGCGACGGCACTCCGTGAGGGCGCCGTCGACCTGCTCGTCACCGACGACCGCGACGCGCTCCGGGCCGCGGTGGACGAGGACGTGGCGTACGTCTCGACCGAGGCGGCCGCCCGGGCCTCGCTCGAAGCGCTCGCCCACCGCGAGGAGGACCTCGACGTGCTGGCGGTCTCGGACCGCCCGCGCCGCCAGGCGGAGTGGGGCCGCTGAACCGGATGCGCTGACTGCTTCTTTCCCGCGGCGCCGACCACCTGGACGTCGACCGGCGCGGTTCGATCAACCACTGACTGCAGGGGCTTTCGTAGTCGTCTCCGTCTTCCTGTCGACAACGAACCCCGAACCGCTAGACGGGCACGCCCCGTCGACCGCTCACTCCAGTTTCTTCAGCGCCTCGAAGAAGTCCGAGGACGGCCCCGCGACCCGCACGGGTGGCCCGGTCCGCTCGACGACGATCTCGGTCGGGACGTCGACCGGGTGCGGTTCGCGGCCGTCGCTGATGACGACCGCCTCCTCGGAGTCGGTCAGCGTCACGCTCACCGTCGCGTCCGGCGCGATCAGGAGCGGCGGCATGCCGCCCGTCGCGCACATCTCGTTCACGACGAGGCCGTCGACGCTCGGGTGGACGAGCGGGCCGCGCTCGGAGAGGTTGTAGGCGGTCGACCCGGTCGGCGTGGCGACGAGGACGCCGTCGGCGTGGCCGCCCGAGTAGAGCGAGCCGTCGACCCGGACCTCGACGCACACCCCGCCGCCGTGACCGCGGCGGGCGCCCTGGACGACGATCTCGTTCGTGGCGTGCGCGCTCTCCCAGCCGTCGCAGGTCGCGGCGAGTCGGGGGGCCTCCCGGACGGTCATCTCGTCGTCCTGGAACGCCTCGACCTCCTTCAGTACCGCTTCGACGGCCTCGTCAGGCGGGACGGCGTTGAGGAAGCCGACCTCGCCGAGGTTCACCCCGAGCACGGGCGTCCCGCCCGCGCCCCGGGCGGCGAAGAGGAAGGTGCCGTCGCCGCCGATGGAGACCACGAGGTCGGTCGTGTCCATCGCGTCGACGGGCCGACCCTCCTCGGAGAGCGTCGCGGCCGTCGCCTCGTCGAGGTGGACCCGGGCGTCGGCCTCGCACAGCCGGTCGCGGACGTCCGCGGCGAGGTAGGCGGCCCGGTTGTTCCCCTTCTGGGCGACGATACCAACGTCCATGGCGCGACTTCGCCGGGCCCGGACAAAAATCCCGCCGACCCCGCGCCGCTGGGGAACATTCATGCCCCCCCGGCCGGTTGTCACCGGCCATGAACGCGCGTCCGGGCCGTCAGTCTTCCCTCCGCCGAACGACCCACGGGTCGGGAGAACGCCCCCGGAGGTGGCTCGCGTGAGCGAGGAGGGGGACGAGGACTGGTTCGAGAAGGCCCTCGACGAGGACGGGGAGGGCGACGACGAGTCCACCGTGGCGGACGACGGGACCGAAGGGATGTCGGCCGACGCGGACGAGTCCGGCGACGGAAGCGAATCGAGCGAAGCGGACGGACCGAACGACGTGCATCGGCCCAACGACGCGGTCGACGACGCAGGCTTCGCCGACGCGCAAGCGGGCGACGAGTTCGACGTCGGGGATTTCGGCGGTGAAGACGTGCCCGGAGCGGGCGACTTCGACGGGGACGACCCCTTCGGTCAGGACTTCGCGGACGCGATGCAGGGCGCGCCGTCACCCGGCGGGACGAGCGACGGGGACGCCGGGTTCGGCGGCTTCGACGCGGGAGGCGGCGGCGAGTTCGACGGGTTCGGCGGGGGGGACGACTTCGGTATGGGCGAGGGTGGGTTCGGTGACTTCGGCGGGAGCGGCGGGTTCGACGAGGAGGAGTTCGAGTCCGACATCGAGCGCATCGACATCGGCATCGAGGGCCTCGACGAGATGATCCTCGGCGGGGTCCCACACCGGTCGCTGATGACCGTCATCGGGAGCGCCGGCACCGGGAAGACCACGTTCGGCCTCCAGTTCCTGAACGAGACACTCACGAACGATGGGAAGGCCGTCTACATCACACTCGAGGAGTCCCGCGAAGCGGTGCTCTCGACGGCCGAGGAGAAGGGCTGGCCCTACCGCGAGTACGAGGCGGAGGACCGCCTCGCGGTCGTCTCGATGGACCCGATCGAGATGGCGAACTCGCTCGACTCCATCCGGGACGACATCTCGCGGCTCATCAACGAGTTCGGGGCGGATCGGCTCGTCCTCGACTCCGTCTCGCTCCTGGAGATGATGTACGACCACCCCTCGAAGCGTCGCTCGGAGGTGTTCGACTTCACCCGGTCGCTGAAGGAGGCCGGCGTGACGACGATGCTGACCTCGGAGGCGAGCGAGGAGAACTCCTACGCCTCCCGCCACGGCATCGTCGAGTACCTCACCGACGCCGTGTTCGTCCTCCAGTACGTCCGTCCGTCAGACTTCCGCGAGACGCGCCTGGCAGTCGAGATCCAGAAGATCCGCGACGCGAACCACTCCCGCGAGACGAAGCCGTACGAGATCACGGCCGACGGCATCTCGGTGTACCGGCAGGCGAACATCTTCTGAGGAACCTCTTTTGTCCGGGGTCCTCCTCGCTCGCTCACTTCGTTCGCTTGTTCGTCGAACCCCGGAAAAACCCGTTCATGTTGTGGGATTCCGGAGGAATCCCACTACTAACGGGAAATCTTCGATTTCCTGCGATGCCAAAACCCCGCTCGCTCGATCGCTCACTGCGTTCGCTCCCTCGCTCGCGGTAGAAAACGGAGTACATCGTCGGAAACCCGAACGTCGATGCACGCCGACGGCGATTCAGTTGTTCCGGTACACGACGACCCCGAGCACCGACAGCGACCCGAGCAGCGCGAGGAGCGCGTACTCCGGCGCGTCGATTGGACCGCCGAGGCCGGCGGACCGCTCCTCGACCTCCAGCGTCCTCACCTCGGAGGCGTCGTACCGGTGGGTCATCGCGCCGTCGTTCAGTACGACCTGCAGGCCGTGCGTCCCGGGGGTGCTCGCGTCAAGGCGCTGTGTGACCTCGACCTCCTCGCCGGGTTCGAGGCGGTCCTCGCTGAGGGCGTAGGTGTCGGTCCCGTTGACCGGACCGGCGACCTTCAGCACGACCGTCCCGTTCGCGGCCACGTCGCCCGCGTTTCGCACGGTGACGGAGAGCGTCGCCGACTCGCCGACGACGATCCGCTCGGTGGAGACGCTCACGTCCTCCAGACAGAGCTTCCGTTCCCCGTTCGCCGAACACGTTCCCTCGTCCGCTCCCGCGACCCCGCCCGCCGCGACCGCGGCCGCGACGAGCACGACCAGTACCGCCAGCGTCCCGTTTCTCGCTCCCATACACCTCCGGGACCGTCGGTCCCACCTAAACGCTCGGTCCCGCGTATCGGCGTTGAAAACGACCGCGCCCGCCGGGTTCGACCGCGGCCGGACGTCCCCCCGACCTTCAGCGCACGACGGTGACCGGGACGGGGGCGGTGCGGACCACCCCCTCGGCGACGCTTCCGAGCACGATACGCGAGAATCCCTGCCGGCCGTGGCTCCCGACCACGATGTGGTCGACGTGGTCCGCCTCGGCGTACTCCACGATGGCCTCCCGGGGTTTTCCCACCTCGGTCACGGTCTCGACCTCGCGATCGACGAGCGCCGCGCCGTCGGCGAGGGTCCCCTCGGCCTTGGCCTTCATCGTCTCGTACCACTCCTCGGCGCCGCTGGGGACGCCCCGACCCGCGCTGAAGCCGGCCTCGGACGGGTCGATGACTGTCAGGAGGACCAGTTCCGCGTCGGGCCACTCGGACGCGGCGTACTCGAGTGCGTCGACGGACTGGTCCGTGCCGTCGAAGGCGACGAGGATCCGCTTTACCATGCGGGTCGATAGCACATCAGGTATCAAAACGTTGATGGCGAGGGGCCGGTCGGGTGGGTTGGCCCCCGTTGGCATACGCCTTCACACGATCCGTCTCGATGGGTCGGGGAGTCAGTTGGTCACATACAGGCACGGCGTTCAGTCGCCGTGCCTGGTCACACATCGCCACGGCGCTCAATCGCCGTGGCGAGTCACACACACCGGCAGGCCGGTGACCTCCACCGGCTCCGAGTTGTCGGGCGAGTACACCACCATCTGTCCCTTCTCCATGTACGGCACCTTCCCGGCCAGCGACGGCGGGATGTTCACGCTCCTGATGGCGTCCTCGTCGCCCAGGTTGAGAACGAGCCGCGTGTTCACCTGCTTGAACACCGGGTCCGCGACGTCCTGAGGGTCCTGCGTGATGAGGAACAACCCGAGCCGCTCCTTGCGGCCCTGTTTGGCCGCCTCAGTGAACTTCTGGACCACCTTCCGCGCCTGCACGTTCTCGGCGTCCGCGAGGAAGTTGTGCGCCTCGTCCATCCCGAGCACCAGCGGCGTCTCGTCCACCCGCGCGCTGTTCGGGTCGTTCGAGAGCTTGTCGTCCACGAGCAGCGCCGAGACGGCGAGCACGAACATCTCCTTGGCGCGCGCCGAGGAGAGGTGGTACGTCGGGATGACCGTCAGCCCGCCCGACCTGACCAGCGTCGTGTCCAGCTCCGTGATCGGCTTCGCGTCCTGGTCGAACACCCCAGAGGGGATCCCCCGAACCCGCCGCTTCACCGCGTCGTAGGTCGCCTCGTGGACGCGCCCGGACTCGTCGAGTTCCTCCTTCAGCGCCAGGTCGTCGAGGAACGAGAGGAACTGCTCGTAGGTGCCCGCGGAGTGGTTCCGGAAGAAGCGGTTGAGCAGCGTGAGGAGGGCGGGGTACTGGTTGTCGTTCAGCGCCGCGCCGGCGACGAGCCACGGCATGTCGTACTCGTCCACGATGCTGAACGGGATCGTGAACTCGACCTGTTCCGCCCGGTGCCCCTCGCCGGGGTAGCTCGTGCCGACCTCCTTGGGAACCAGCGCGACGGTATCGTCGTGGCCGCCATGGTCGATGCCCTCGCGGTCGAGGCGCCGGCCCCAGTCGCCATCGAACGCGGGGTTGTCGTCGTGCATCTGGGCGTACTCGTCCTGCGGGTCGAACATGACGACGGCGGCCTTCGCGTCGCGCCCGTCGTCCATCTCGTAGGTGCGCCCGAGGTACTGCCGGAGGACGTTCTTCGCCGCGTGGGTCTTCCCCGATCCGGTCCCCCCGGCGACGAGCGTGTGGCGGAACACAAGCGGGTCGCCGTCGGCGTAGTCGTCCTTCAGCCGGTAGTCCACCGTGGGCGGCTCTGCCGCCGTCCGCACCTTCTCGCCACCGACCGAGAGGTGGCCGAGGAAGACGCCCTCGTCGGGGATGGCGAGTCCGGTCTTGATCTGCTCGGCGTCGGTCGCCTGTCGGACGGGCGCGCCGGGCTTCGGTACCCGGTCGACCATCCGTCGCTTGAGCTCGCCGGCTCCGTCGGCTCCGTCGCCTCCGTCCGAGGCGCTCCGCGCCTCGTTGTCCTCGAACAGCACGGCAGTGGGGTCGAGCTCGGCGACGAACTTGTAGTCGGCCTCCGTGAACGACTGGGTGCCCTGGAGGCGCCGTCGGGCGGTGAGTTCGGTCGCGTCGTCGGTGTGGAACTCCTGTTCGTACTCCAGAGCGGCGATGCGCGAGAACAGCGTCTCGCCGTCGGGGTACGGCACGAGCAGGTACGTCCCGAGCCGCACGTCCTCGCGGTTGCCCGCGGTGACGAACGCCTTGATGCACGTCTCCTCGCCGTCCTCCGAGACGCGGAGCCCCTGCGCGACCGAGAGCGTCCCGATGCCGGCGGCGGTCGGCCCGGCGGCGGCGTCCATCGCGTACCGGGCGAATCCGTCCTGTCCCTCGGCTCCGGCGTCGTCGCTCTCGATCTCGACCTCCCCGTTACCGGCGCCGGGTCCGCGACCCCTCGTCGCGCCGCCCGCGGTCGCGTCTTCCCCCCGCTCGTCGTTCGAACTCGAACCCGCGTCCGCGGACGAGCCCACGTCCTCGAAGTCCCCGAGTTCGGAGTCGCCGGAGTCGGCCATGTGGCGGGCCACGGCGTCATCACCCAAAAAGCCCGTTCACCCGGCGGCGCGGAAATCGGCTCCCGGGTTACTCCCGAACCGATCCCCGGATCGGTGCCGGGGCTCGGAGACGAACGGGGAGGCGATTTTTCAGAGTCGGCGTTCAACCTCCGGTATGTTGCTCATTCGCGGTGTGGTCGGGGAGACGGAGCTCACGGGTACGGTGTATGAGCGGGGGGAGGAGGCGCCGACGTTCAAGGGGGCGCCCGACGAGGACGCGCCGTACGTCTGGGTGTGCGACGAGTTCTACGAGGTCGAGAGCGGCGGGTCCAGCCTCGACCTCGACGGGCGGGCCATCCGGGTCGCGTTCGAGTCGCCGATGCCGCGGGGATTCGACACGCGCGACCAGGCGGTGGACGCGGGGAAGGAACACGTCAGGACGCAGTTCGCGCGGGTCGGCATCCCGCCCGAGGAGGTGACGCTCGACGTCGAGAAGGTGCAACAGCCCTGAGCGCGGCGGTACCTACCCCTCGTCGGCCCAGCGGACGTCGTCGTACGTCCGGAGGAACTCGCTGTCGAACCGCTCCTCGAACTTCCGGCGGAGCGACTCCTTCTCGCCGATCCCGATGCGCGCGAGTTCGTCGGCCTTGTCCACGGCCGTCGGCGGGCCGCGCTCGGCCGCGACCTCCGAGACGACCTGGTTCGTCAGCGCCGCACGCATCTCGTCGTCCCGCGTGAACGCCGCCGGCGCCTCCACCTTGAACAGCAGGTCGCCGCGCGGGTCGTACACGAACATGAACGTCACCTCGTAGAGTTCCGGGTCGAGGTCCCGCTCCACGCCGAGCGCGTCCCCGGTCGCCGACAGCGGTTCGTCCGAGCCGCCGCGCGAGTAGAGCCACGTCGTGAACGTCAGTTCGTCGGTCACCCGTTCGTCGTCATCGTATCGCTCCAGCAGCCGCGTGAACATCGCGGCGTCGTCGGGCCACGGCGCCTCCACGCCCTTCGAGTCGAGCGTCCGGGTCAGGTACCCCGACGTCGTGTTCTTCACGAAGCCGACCAGCGGGACGCCCCGCTCGACGTGGCGCTCGACGAGGCGGACGTAGTTCTCGACGGCCTCCGTCACCGCGTCGCCGTAGGCGAGGTCACGGAGTTCCCGGTCCCGAGTCGCCCAGTTGAGCAGGCGCTTCGGGTACAGCGGGCCGTCGAGCACCAGGAGGTCGTCGACGACGTGGGCGTGCTGGAGCGCGTGGTGTGACTCGGCGAGCGAGAGCGCGAGTTCGTGGACGGTCTCGTCGGCGAACCGGCGCGTCCGGGGAACCGTCAGCACGCGCCGCTCGCTGTTGCTCTCGTCGTACCGGCTCCAGCCGTCCGGCAGGTGGACGGTCGCGTCGTTCGCGTGGACCGTGACGACGACCGAACGACACTGGTGGACGTCGAGGTCCGTCGGGTCGGTCCCCATCGCCGCGTGCGCGACGTCGAGCACGAGACCGTTCTTGAACGCCGTCGGGTTCA belongs to Halorarum halophilum and includes:
- a CDS encoding DNA double-strand break repair nuclease NurA — translated: MTLDPIHVDTIAYLASAIANGVDDGDHDDLAGTVWAEWLEPLREDGRPVVEPVGDHELRRANVEDAALAERPFATTHGVDSGTLNPTAFKNGLVLDVAHAAMGTDPTDLDVHQCRSVVVTVHANDATVHLPDGWSRYDESNSERRVLTVPRTRRFADETVHELALSLAESHHALQHAHVVDDLLVLDGPLYPKRLLNWATRDRELRDLAYGDAVTEAVENYVRLVERHVERGVPLVGFVKNTTSGYLTRTLDSKGVEAPWPDDAAMFTRLLERYDDDERVTDELTFTTWLYSRGGSDEPLSATGDALGVERDLDPELYEVTFMFVYDPRGDLLFKVEAPAAFTRDDEMRAALTNQVVSEVAAERGPPTAVDKADELARIGIGEKESLRRKFEERFDSEFLRTYDDVRWADEG
- a CDS encoding DUF7113 family protein, whose amino-acid sequence is MLLIRGVVGETELTGTVYERGEEAPTFKGAPDEDAPYVWVCDEFYEVESGGSSLDLDGRAIRVAFESPMPRGFDTRDQAVDAGKEHVRTQFARVGIPPEEVTLDVEKVQQP
- a CDS encoding ATP-binding protein, translated to MADSGDSELGDFEDVGSSADAGSSSNDERGEDATAGGATRGRGPGAGNGEVEIESDDAGAEGQDGFARYAMDAAAGPTAAGIGTLSVAQGLRVSEDGEETCIKAFVTAGNREDVRLGTYLLVPYPDGETLFSRIAALEYEQEFHTDDATELTARRRLQGTQSFTEADYKFVAELDPTAVLFEDNEARSASDGGDGADGAGELKRRMVDRVPKPGAPVRQATDAEQIKTGLAIPDEGVFLGHLSVGGEKVRTAAEPPTVDYRLKDDYADGDPLVFRHTLVAGGTGSGKTHAAKNVLRQYLGRTYEMDDGRDAKAAVVMFDPQDEYAQMHDDNPAFDGDWGRRLDREGIDHGGHDDTVALVPKEVGTSYPGEGHRAEQVEFTIPFSIVDEYDMPWLVAGAALNDNQYPALLTLLNRFFRNHSAGTYEQFLSFLDDLALKEELDESGRVHEATYDAVKRRVRGIPSGVFDQDAKPITELDTTLVRSGGLTVIPTYHLSSARAKEMFVLAVSALLVDDKLSNDPNSARVDETPLVLGMDEAHNFLADAENVQARKVVQKFTEAAKQGRKERLGLFLITQDPQDVADPVFKQVNTRLVLNLGDEDAIRSVNIPPSLAGKVPYMEKGQMVVYSPDNSEPVEVTGLPVCVTRHGD